From the genome of Lentimicrobiaceae bacterium, one region includes:
- a CDS encoding OmpH family outer membrane protein translates to MKNTIKACLLIGICMLTISVSAQTNSKLGHLDFAKLYSLIPGQDSIQKIYSDYQKTIKDQFDAMQAELESKYNDYQANNATWSAIIKQNKEKEIADLQDRMQAFQQNAQQDLQNKESELTAPLIEKAKKAVRDVAKENGFTYVFNSGDNGVTILYTSDNSEDLMPLVKKKLGIKEEKKEVKK, encoded by the coding sequence ATGAAAAATACTATTAAAGCTTGTCTGCTGATAGGAATTTGTATGCTTACAATTTCGGTTTCTGCCCAAACCAATTCAAAGTTGGGACATCTTGATTTTGCAAAACTCTATAGCTTAATTCCAGGTCAGGATTCTATTCAGAAAATTTATTCTGATTATCAAAAAACAATTAAAGATCAGTTTGATGCTATGCAGGCTGAACTCGAAAGCAAATACAACGACTACCAAGCAAACAATGCTACATGGTCGGCTATTATCAAACAAAATAAAGAAAAAGAAATAGCAGATTTACAAGATCGCATGCAGGCTTTCCAGCAAAATGCCCAGCAGGATTTGCAAAACAAAGAATCTGAACTAACCGCACCTTTAATTGAAAAAGCTAAAAAAGCTGTTAGGGATGTCGCCAAAGAAAATGGCTTTACTTATGTTTTTAACAGTGGAGACAACGGCGTAACGATACTTTATACTTCCGACAACAGTGAAGATCTGATGCCTCTCGTTAAAAAGAAACTCGGAATAAAAGAAGAAAAGAAAGAAGTAAAAAAATAA
- a CDS encoding transcriptional repressor translates to MKPTDKMTFEAVKKLFTEYLTQHGHRKTPERFTILKEIYSTDGHFDIETLYIRMKNSKYMVSRATLYNTIELLLNCKLVIKHQFGHSGSQFERSYKFSQHDHILCLDTGKLLEFCDPRIQEIQESVSKMFNMNITHHSLTFYGTCNEKKEEILTEKK, encoded by the coding sequence ATGAAACCGACCGATAAAATGACTTTTGAAGCTGTAAAAAAACTTTTTACAGAATACCTTACTCAACATGGACATCGCAAAACCCCCGAACGTTTTACCATACTCAAAGAAATTTATTCAACCGATGGACATTTCGACATAGAAACCCTGTACATCCGGATGAAAAACAGCAAATATATGGTTAGCAGGGCAACACTATACAATACCATCGAACTGCTACTCAATTGTAAATTAGTTATCAAACACCAGTTTGGGCATAGTGGCTCCCAATTTGAACGTTCCTATAAATTCAGCCAACATGATCATATTTTATGCCTCGACACTGGTAAATTACTCGAATTTTGCGATCCCCGTATTCAGGAAATCCAGGAGTCGGTAAGTAAAATGTTCAATATGAATATAACACATCACTCTCTCACTTTTTACGGAACATGTAATGAAAAAAAAGAAGAGATTTTGACCGAAAAGAAATAA
- a CDS encoding OmpH family outer membrane protein, which produces MKKLIVSVLFVVCTVFSFAQKFAYVDTEYILKNIPEYNDAQAQLDELSIQWQKEIETRFAEIDKMYKDFQNEAVLLPADAKKKKEDAIVSKEKEAKDLQKKRFGKDSDLTKKRQELVKPIQEKIYNAIEEYANESGYAVIFDKSGSLTMLYSNGKYDVSDQILDKLGYTYSKRTDESPKKESSKGGNTEVKK; this is translated from the coding sequence ATGAAAAAGTTAATTGTAAGCGTACTTTTTGTTGTATGCACCGTTTTTTCCTTTGCCCAAAAATTTGCCTATGTTGACACGGAATATATACTCAAAAACATTCCGGAGTACAATGATGCCCAAGCCCAGTTGGACGAACTGTCTATACAATGGCAGAAGGAAATAGAAACCCGTTTTGCGGAAATAGATAAGATGTATAAAGACTTTCAGAATGAAGCTGTATTGCTTCCCGCCGACGCAAAAAAGAAGAAAGAAGATGCAATAGTCAGCAAAGAAAAAGAGGCTAAAGATTTGCAAAAAAAGAGATTCGGAAAGGATAGTGACCTTACGAAAAAGCGCCAGGAATTGGTAAAACCCATTCAGGAAAAAATTTACAACGCCATTGAAGAGTATGCCAACGAAAGTGGCTATGCCGTAATTTTCGATAAATCGGGCAGCCTTACCATGCTATATTCGAATGGGAAATATGATGTAAGTGACCAGATTCTCGACAAATTGGGATACACGTATTCTAAAAGGACAGATGAAAGCCCGAAAAAAGAAAGCAGTAAAGGCGGGAATACTGAGGTAAAAAAATAA
- a CDS encoding universal stress protein — MKNRILHIATYSYSRALILQARFESENIECFTLNENMIQPDVSAGVQIMIREADVEHAMKIIEDVKQEYGEDLKLLAKKEGKIKKILVPVDFSEQSTVGFRFAIGLARVLQAKIRLLHTYLQPSFAASPYEDHTFPMLADTYSLVTDTGKEMQKALEKYKRIVVNQVKTKSEYMPEISKSIAEGIPAEAIMMYSQKYKPDIIIMGMRGKGDKKSVVGGTTAELIEKSSIPVLAIPHDYQFEGVNKNLNVLYATDFDDTDFLALSELLQFIEPFNAKVHCVHVSLGIKKPWDKAKFNEMQQFLQDKFGGMQVECEMIVGDNVFNSLETYIRNNNIGLLAMTTHKRNIIQRLLNPSMTKRMLYHTRLPLLVFPF, encoded by the coding sequence ATGAAAAACCGGATATTACACATTGCAACTTATTCGTATTCAAGAGCACTTATACTGCAGGCGCGATTTGAATCCGAGAATATTGAATGCTTCACGCTGAATGAAAATATGATTCAGCCCGATGTTTCGGCAGGGGTACAAATCATGATTCGTGAAGCCGACGTGGAACATGCTATGAAAATTATTGAAGATGTAAAGCAGGAATATGGTGAAGACCTGAAATTGCTTGCCAAAAAAGAAGGAAAGATTAAAAAAATTCTGGTTCCTGTTGATTTTTCAGAGCAATCCACTGTTGGTTTTCGTTTTGCTATTGGTCTTGCAAGGGTTTTGCAAGCCAAAATCCGTTTGTTACACACTTATCTTCAGCCCAGTTTTGCTGCATCGCCCTATGAAGATCATACTTTTCCCATGCTTGCCGATACCTACTCCTTGGTAACCGATACCGGAAAAGAAATGCAAAAAGCTTTGGAAAAATACAAACGGATTGTTGTAAACCAAGTAAAAACCAAATCGGAATACATGCCGGAAATCAGCAAATCTATAGCGGAAGGTATCCCTGCCGAAGCCATTATGATGTATTCGCAAAAATATAAACCTGATATCATTATAATGGGAATGCGCGGGAAGGGAGACAAAAAATCTGTTGTGGGAGGTACTACTGCCGAACTCATTGAAAAATCTTCTATCCCTGTGCTCGCCATCCCCCACGATTATCAGTTTGAAGGCGTCAATAAAAATTTAAATGTATTGTACGCTACCGATTTTGATGATACTGACTTTCTTGCATTGAGTGAACTATTGCAATTCATTGAGCCGTTTAATGCCAAAGTACATTGTGTACATGTAAGTCTCGGCATAAAAAAGCCCTGGGATAAAGCCAAATTTAATGAAATGCAGCAATTTTTACAAGATAAATTTGGTGGAATGCAAGTGGAATGCGAAATGATAGTGGGCGACAATGTTTTTAACAGCCTGGAAACCTATATCCGCAATAATAATATCGGACTGTTAGCCATGACCACCCACAAACGGAACATCATCCAAAGGTTACTTAATCCCAGTATGACAAAGCGGATGTTGTACCATACCCGTTTGCCACTATTGGTTTTTCCGTTTTAA
- a CDS encoding RelA/SpoT family protein, protein MYQIDPEQEKREIIRRYRKLLNTWRMHTKEFRDTSMVQKAFKLALRAHKDMRRKSGEPYIYHPLEVARICAGEIGLGETSIICALLHDVVEDAGYPLEDIRDAFGEKVAQITDGLTKIKKISDSSTGTIQDENHRKILLTLSIDVRVMLIKLGDRLHNMRTLEFMAHEKQLKIASETTFLYVPLAHRLGLYAIKSELEDLAFRFTQQESYNAIYKKLKETEPERKAFIAHFISPIVKELQKRNSAFEIIFHDKSVFSIWKKMQKKEVAFEEMYDVFAIRIIIELSTDDDLNDKFVEKDECLKVYNIVTRFYNPLPNRFRDWISIPKANGYEALHTTVVSDNGQWVEVQIRTRRMHEIAEKGYAAHWKYKERSNTPSGLDQWLERISEIVQNADENALDFVETVRLNLYPEEITVFTPKGDPKILPINATTLDFAYSIHTNLGSTCIAAKVNNKLVTLKHQLTSGDKVEIISSKKEKPKEEWLDFVITARAKAKIREALREERKQRATEGKKILEEIFNQLNIEFIKSNVIRFQEFNKLSSLTDLYYKVALGEVGIKELKNSCHESDKSNSWLKYIRMPFSKQKNEDKPRNLSESMQNKLKGKNDTQVLIADFDKVIYCISDCCNPIPGDDVVGLVSDNETIDIHRTNCKIARELMSRFGNRIVKAKWRQEGEISFLTGVRITGIDKIGFVLDITRVIAEQHNLNIRSLHFSSNEGVTEGEIMLFIHNAENLNILIAQLKKIKGVSRVSRIN, encoded by the coding sequence ATGTACCAGATAGACCCGGAACAGGAAAAACGAGAAATCATTCGCAGGTATCGCAAGTTGCTAAATACCTGGCGTATGCATACAAAGGAGTTTCGCGATACTTCTATGGTACAAAAGGCGTTTAAACTGGCATTGCGAGCACATAAAGATATGCGACGCAAAAGTGGAGAGCCTTATATTTATCATCCTCTCGAAGTTGCAAGAATATGCGCAGGAGAAATAGGATTGGGCGAAACTTCCATTATTTGTGCTTTGCTGCATGATGTAGTGGAAGATGCAGGTTATCCACTCGAAGATATTCGCGATGCATTCGGGGAAAAAGTCGCACAAATTACGGATGGACTCACAAAAATCAAAAAAATTTCCGATTCTTCTACTGGGACAATACAGGATGAGAACCACCGTAAAATTTTGTTAACCCTTTCTATTGATGTAAGAGTTATGCTGATAAAATTAGGCGACAGGCTGCACAACATGCGAACCCTCGAGTTTATGGCACATGAAAAACAGCTAAAAATTGCGTCAGAAACTACTTTTTTGTATGTTCCGCTTGCACACCGCTTAGGTTTATATGCCATAAAAAGTGAGTTGGAAGATCTCGCCTTCAGGTTTACACAGCAAGAAAGTTATAACGCAATCTATAAAAAGCTAAAAGAAACCGAACCAGAACGGAAAGCTTTTATTGCGCACTTCATCAGCCCTATTGTTAAAGAACTTCAAAAACGAAACAGCGCATTTGAGATAATTTTTCATGATAAATCTGTTTTTTCCATCTGGAAAAAGATGCAAAAAAAAGAAGTGGCATTTGAAGAAATGTACGATGTTTTTGCCATTCGTATAATTATCGAATTATCAACTGATGATGACCTCAACGATAAGTTCGTTGAAAAGGATGAGTGTCTGAAAGTGTATAACATAGTTACCCGGTTTTATAATCCATTGCCCAACCGCTTTCGTGATTGGATTTCAATTCCCAAAGCTAACGGTTATGAAGCATTGCATACTACTGTCGTTAGCGATAACGGACAATGGGTGGAGGTACAGATACGTACCCGCAGGATGCACGAAATTGCCGAAAAAGGCTATGCCGCCCACTGGAAATACAAAGAAAGAAGTAATACTCCCAGCGGTTTGGACCAATGGCTTGAACGTATCAGCGAAATTGTACAGAATGCCGACGAAAATGCCCTTGATTTTGTAGAAACCGTCAGACTTAATTTGTATCCCGAGGAAATTACCGTATTTACTCCGAAGGGAGACCCCAAGATACTCCCTATCAATGCCACAACCCTTGATTTTGCTTACAGCATCCATACTAACCTGGGAAGTACCTGCATTGCTGCTAAGGTAAATAACAAGCTGGTAACCCTTAAACACCAGCTAACAAGCGGAGACAAAGTAGAAATCATTTCATCAAAAAAAGAAAAACCCAAAGAAGAATGGCTTGATTTTGTAATTACGGCAAGGGCAAAAGCTAAAATCAGGGAAGCCCTCCGCGAAGAAAGGAAACAACGTGCAACCGAAGGAAAAAAAATACTGGAGGAAATTTTTAACCAGTTGAATATAGAATTTATTAAAAGTAATGTTATACGATTTCAGGAATTTAATAAATTATCTTCTCTTACCGATTTGTATTACAAGGTTGCTCTTGGCGAAGTAGGTATCAAGGAATTGAAAAACAGCTGCCACGAATCCGACAAAAGTAATAGCTGGCTGAAATACATACGGATGCCTTTTTCCAAGCAAAAAAATGAAGATAAGCCGAGAAACCTTTCTGAGAGCATGCAAAATAAACTTAAAGGGAAAAATGACACCCAGGTTCTGATTGCCGATTTCGACAAAGTGATTTATTGTATTTCCGATTGCTGTAATCCCATTCCAGGCGACGATGTAGTGGGTTTGGTTAGTGATAATGAAACCATTGATATCCATCGTACCAACTGTAAAATTGCCCGTGAGTTGATGTCGAGGTTTGGAAACAGGATTGTAAAAGCCAAATGGAGGCAGGAAGGCGAAATTTCATTTCTTACCGGAGTGCGAATTACCGGAATAGATAAAATTGGTTTTGTGCTTGATATAACGAGGGTTATTGCCGAACAACACAATCTGAATATTCGTTCGCTTCACTTTAGTAGCAACGAAGGCGTAACCGAAGGAGAAATTATGCTATTTATACATAATGCTGAGAATCTTAACATTTTAATCGCACAATTGAAAAAAATAAAAGGGGTATCACGGGTAAGCAGAATAAATTGA
- a CDS encoding adenylosuccinate synthase, translating into MIDVLLGLQWGDEGKGKIVDVISPRYDIVARFQGGPNAGHTIEIEGEKQILHTIPSGIFHPEIVNLIGNGVIIDPFLLVKEIEDLQQKKADPKKNLLISNRAHLILPTHRLLDVASESLKGSAKIGSTLKGIGPTYTDKTARSGLRICEIFRTDFREKYNELKNYHLSLVSQLYHFSYTDFQLNGMSFAEYEEKWLASLEKLKFFHFVEGEIFINAEIAKGKKVLAEGAQGTLLDVDFGSYPFVTSSNTITAGACTGLGVAPHKISRVYGIVKAYCTRVGSGPFPTELEDETGEKLRNLGKEFGSTTGRPRRCGWLDLPALRYAIMLNGVTDLILTKADVLDTFDKINICTHYESKTEKIHYLPSDILGQLLHPVYTEMQGWMENLQKAETFNQLPGAAKDYIAFLEKETGIHFEMISTGPGRKQILERKMHIIKQ; encoded by the coding sequence ATGATAGATGTACTGTTAGGATTACAATGGGGAGACGAAGGCAAAGGAAAAATTGTGGATGTCATCAGCCCCCGATATGACATTGTCGCTCGTTTTCAGGGAGGACCTAATGCAGGGCATACCATTGAAATAGAGGGAGAGAAACAAATTTTACATACAATTCCGTCAGGAATATTTCACCCGGAAATAGTGAACCTGATTGGCAACGGAGTGATTATTGACCCTTTCCTCCTTGTTAAGGAAATTGAAGATTTACAACAAAAAAAAGCCGACCCCAAGAAAAATCTGCTGATATCCAATCGTGCTCATTTGATTTTGCCCACACATCGTCTGCTTGATGTTGCCAGCGAATCACTAAAGGGAAGTGCAAAAATTGGTTCTACTTTGAAAGGAATTGGACCGACTTATACCGACAAGACCGCACGTTCCGGATTGAGAATTTGTGAAATTTTCAGAACCGACTTCCGGGAAAAATATAACGAACTGAAAAATTACCATTTATCGTTGGTTTCCCAACTCTATCATTTTTCATATACAGATTTTCAACTTAATGGAATGTCGTTTGCTGAGTATGAAGAAAAATGGTTAGCCTCGCTCGAAAAGTTGAAGTTCTTCCATTTTGTGGAAGGCGAAATTTTTATCAATGCCGAAATAGCCAAAGGGAAAAAAGTGCTTGCCGAAGGTGCTCAGGGAACATTACTCGACGTGGACTTTGGTTCTTATCCCTTTGTAACATCCAGTAATACAATTACAGCCGGAGCTTGTACCGGGCTGGGTGTTGCTCCCCACAAGATAAGCCGGGTTTACGGAATCGTAAAAGCCTACTGCACCCGTGTTGGAAGTGGACCTTTCCCCACCGAACTGGAAGATGAAACCGGAGAAAAATTGCGGAACCTCGGTAAGGAATTCGGCTCTACCACTGGTCGCCCACGCAGGTGCGGATGGCTTGACCTGCCTGCACTGCGCTATGCAATAATGCTTAACGGTGTTACTGATCTTATCCTTACCAAAGCCGATGTCCTTGATACCTTCGATAAGATAAATATTTGTACCCATTACGAATCGAAAACTGAAAAAATACATTATCTACCTTCTGATATACTTGGTCAACTTCTGCATCCCGTTTATACCGAAATGCAGGGCTGGATGGAAAACCTGCAAAAAGCAGAAACTTTTAACCAATTACCTGGGGCTGCAAAAGATTACATCGCATTTCTTGAAAAAGAAACGGGTATTCATTTTGAAATGATTTCCACGGGTCCCGGGCGGAAGCAGATACTTGAACGTAAAATGCATATAATAAAACAATAA
- a CDS encoding acetylserotonin O-methyltransferase, whose protein sequence is MKTFTQFLPPAWTMQVLQWFRNGLYKLRMHMVPGGIALFEIVHDFWYARALGVAAELDIAGLLKEKPLHIDQLAALTQTHSPSLYRLMRTLASRGVFRETEKNVFHLTFLARALLDKEDGMKYLIQSHTSVTQLQNFGELLHCVRTGENAYVKRFNTHAFDFMTANPAEAAVFNKGMSNASRLFAKALLSAYSFRNFKKIVDIGGGNGVLLSSILSRYPSATGILFDLPHVIENVDTSLHDGDTISLRLQLSVGDFFENVPSGADLYILKNVLHDWDDSHCILLLSKICSVIENGSRLLVIESIIPEGNTPSFGKMMDLLMLTGTQGGRERTLAEYKKLFAEAQLHCRRVVHTVAPFSVMEAIKKEMPG, encoded by the coding sequence ATGAAAACTTTTACCCAGTTTCTGCCCCCTGCATGGACAATGCAGGTATTACAATGGTTTCGCAATGGTTTATACAAGTTGCGGATGCACATGGTTCCCGGAGGAATTGCCCTATTTGAAATCGTTCACGATTTTTGGTATGCCAGGGCGTTGGGCGTTGCCGCCGAATTGGACATTGCAGGCTTACTGAAAGAAAAACCCCTGCACATTGACCAACTGGCTGCGCTTACGCAAACCCATTCGCCTTCGCTGTACCGCCTTATGCGCACGCTGGCAAGCCGGGGCGTTTTCCGCGAAACTGAGAAAAATGTTTTTCACCTTACCTTTCTTGCCAGGGCATTGCTCGACAAGGAAGATGGCATGAAGTACCTGATACAAAGCCATACCAGTGTTACACAATTGCAAAATTTCGGCGAACTGCTCCATTGCGTACGTACAGGCGAAAATGCTTATGTAAAAAGATTCAATACCCATGCTTTCGATTTCATGACTGCCAATCCTGCCGAGGCGGCGGTTTTTAATAAAGGCATGAGCAATGCTTCGCGGTTGTTTGCCAAAGCCCTACTTTCGGCTTACAGTTTCAGAAATTTTAAAAAGATAGTGGACATCGGAGGCGGAAACGGAGTATTGCTTTCTTCCATACTTTCACGATACCCCTCGGCAACAGGCATACTTTTTGACCTGCCACACGTTATCGAAAACGTTGACACTTCGCTACACGATGGGGATACAATATCTTTGCGTTTGCAATTGTCGGTGGGAGATTTTTTTGAAAATGTACCCTCCGGTGCCGATTTGTACATTTTGAAAAATGTGCTTCACGACTGGGACGACAGCCATTGCATTTTACTATTGAGTAAAATCTGTTCGGTTATCGAAAATGGGAGTCGCCTGCTGGTTATCGAAAGCATTATTCCGGAAGGAAATACTCCTTCGTTTGGGAAAATGATGGATTTGCTGATGCTTACAGGTACGCAGGGCGGCAGGGAACGTACGCTTGCCGAATACAAAAAGTTATTTGCCGAAGCTCAACTGCACTGCCGACGTGTGGTGCATACCGTAGCTCCTTTTTCGGTAATGGAAGCAATAAAAAAGGAAATGCCAGGGTAA
- a CDS encoding tetratricopeptide repeat protein, whose product MYKLLFLVGLLMCTCTVFPQGQSYTNEQLALQYMMNREFDKAVEIYEDLYNKNPTQYYFSNYTFCLIELQNYEKAEKIIKKHIRSHPKEPKFLVDLGYVYSKEGEQRKSENAYNEAIEKMKPDRQQITELANAFLVKRENERAIETIKKGRNLLPDKYPFSIELADIYERQEDWSNYYNELLDLIIFDYQYLQNVQNKLQDNLTNDPENKKNEAFRNILLKRIQKFPEQQFYAELMIWYSIQQKDFASALLQAKALDRRNGENGQRIMEIGDLATTNKKYELAEDAYSYIVTKKGEESPYYVNSRIALLETRMNRLIPDFPLNKEKMLALENEMYSTLSTLGKNRNTIPLMRALARLEAFYLSKNNTAIALLNEAINIENISTIIQAECKLDLADIMLFSGEQWEATLLYSQVEKSLPNDPLAHEAKFRNARLFYFIGEFSWAKAQLDVLKAATSKLIANDAMQLSLLIADNTNPDSTSTELAMYSRADFLLYQNKKEMALQTLDSLLTSFSSHPIISQVIFKESEIRILQGRYLDADTLLGQILVTYPYSILADDALMKRAELYENQFQNPTKAMYFYQKLMTNYPGSLFVEEARKRFRALRGDLVN is encoded by the coding sequence ATGTATAAATTATTGTTTTTAGTTGGTCTGTTGATGTGTACTTGTACTGTTTTTCCACAGGGACAATCCTATACCAACGAACAATTAGCCTTACAATACATGATGAACCGTGAATTCGACAAAGCAGTGGAAATTTATGAGGATTTGTATAATAAAAATCCTACCCAGTATTATTTTTCCAATTATACCTTTTGCCTGATAGAACTGCAGAATTATGAAAAAGCGGAAAAAATAATTAAGAAACATATTCGATCCCACCCCAAAGAACCCAAATTTTTGGTAGATTTAGGCTACGTATACAGCAAAGAAGGTGAGCAACGCAAGTCTGAAAATGCATATAATGAAGCTATTGAAAAAATGAAGCCCGACAGGCAGCAAATCACAGAATTGGCTAATGCCTTTTTGGTAAAACGGGAAAATGAAAGAGCCATCGAAACCATAAAAAAAGGAAGAAACCTGCTTCCCGATAAATATCCCTTCAGCATAGAACTTGCCGACATTTACGAAAGGCAGGAGGACTGGTCGAATTATTATAACGAACTGCTTGACCTGATTATATTTGATTATCAGTATTTGCAAAATGTGCAAAATAAATTGCAGGATAACCTTACCAATGACCCCGAAAACAAAAAAAATGAAGCTTTCCGGAATATTTTGTTGAAACGGATACAAAAATTCCCGGAACAACAATTTTATGCGGAACTGATGATTTGGTATTCTATTCAACAAAAAGATTTTGCCTCTGCCTTGTTACAAGCAAAAGCTTTAGACCGCCGGAATGGTGAAAACGGACAGCGCATCATGGAAATTGGCGACTTGGCAACCACCAATAAAAAATACGAACTTGCAGAAGATGCTTATAGTTACATTGTTACAAAAAAAGGGGAAGAAAGTCCCTATTATGTAAACAGTAGAATTGCTTTGCTCGAAACTCGTATGAACAGGCTGATTCCGGATTTTCCATTGAACAAAGAAAAAATGCTGGCACTGGAAAATGAAATGTACAGTACACTGAGTACTTTGGGGAAGAATCGCAATACCATTCCCCTGATGCGCGCCCTTGCCCGTTTGGAAGCCTTTTATCTTTCAAAAAACAATACTGCCATAGCACTATTGAATGAAGCCATCAATATCGAAAATATAAGTACCATAATTCAAGCCGAATGCAAACTTGACTTGGCAGATATCATGCTTTTTTCGGGTGAACAATGGGAAGCCACCCTTTTGTATTCACAGGTTGAAAAATCCTTACCCAACGACCCGCTTGCACACGAAGCCAAATTCAGGAATGCCCGTCTTTTTTATTTTATCGGGGAATTTAGTTGGGCGAAAGCACAATTAGACGTTTTAAAAGCAGCTACAAGCAAGTTGATTGCCAACGATGCTATGCAATTATCGCTTTTGATTGCTGATAACACCAATCCCGATAGCACCTCTACCGAACTTGCCATGTACAGCCGCGCTGATTTTCTTCTTTACCAAAATAAAAAAGAAATGGCTTTGCAAACCCTCGATTCGCTACTTACAAGTTTTTCTTCACACCCTATAATCAGTCAGGTTATTTTTAAAGAATCAGAAATCAGAATTTTACAAGGTCGTTATCTGGATGCCGATACGTTATTGGGTCAGATTTTGGTTACCTATCCTTACAGCATTCTTGCTGATGATGCGCTAATGAAACGTGCTGAATTGTATGAAAATCAATTCCAAAACCCAACGAAAGCCATGTACTTTTACCAGAAATTGATGACCAATTACCCCGGAAGCCTTTTTGTAGAAGAAGCCCGCAAACGGTTCAGGGCTTTAAGGGGCGATCTGGTAAATTGA
- the deoD gene encoding purine-nucleoside phosphorylase, whose translation MSIHIEAPVGEIAKTVLLPGDPLRAKFIAENFLENPRCYNNVRGMLGYTGEYNNKTISVQGTGMGIPSISIYVNELINDYQVKKLIRIGTCGSLQEHIKVKELVIAMGACTDSNVNKLRFGGMDFAAIADFNLLQKAKALSEELDLPYHVGNILSSDFFYFDEHINDPYFLWRKHGVLAVEMEAAALYTLAARFGVQALALLTVSDNLFTGERTSAQERQTAFTGMMKIALELA comes from the coding sequence ATGAGCATACATATCGAAGCCCCTGTCGGCGAAATAGCCAAAACCGTTCTCCTTCCCGGCGATCCGCTACGTGCAAAATTTATAGCCGAAAATTTTTTAGAAAATCCACGTTGTTACAATAATGTAAGGGGAATGCTCGGTTATACGGGCGAGTACAACAACAAAACTATATCGGTACAGGGAACCGGTATGGGTATTCCTTCCATTTCTATTTATGTAAACGAACTCATTAACGATTACCAGGTAAAAAAACTAATCAGGATAGGTACCTGTGGTAGTTTGCAGGAACATATTAAGGTAAAGGAACTCGTAATAGCAATGGGAGCCTGCACCGATTCCAATGTTAACAAATTGCGGTTTGGTGGTATGGATTTTGCAGCTATTGCTGATTTTAATTTGTTACAGAAAGCCAAAGCCCTTTCCGAAGAATTGGATTTGCCTTATCATGTGGGTAATATCCTTTCATCGGATTTCTTTTATTTTGATGAACACATTAACGACCCATATTTTTTATGGAGAAAACATGGTGTTCTGGCAGTGGAAATGGAAGCCGCCGCCTTGTATACCCTCGCTGCACGCTTTGGTGTACAGGCACTTGCCTTGCTCACCGTAAGTGATAATCTTTTTACCGGTGAACGCACCAGCGCCCAGGAACGTCAAACGGCTTTCACCGGGATGATGAAAATAGCACTGGAATTAGCATAG